The region GGGTCGGCGCGTGGATGGTCGGCAGGGTCGTGTTGAGCAGGCCGGCGCGCGCCAGTTCGCCCAGGATGCCCACGATGCCGCCGGCGCGGTGCACGTCTTCGATATGGTATTTGTCCGTCATCGGCGCGACCTTGCACAGGCACGGCACCTTGCGCGAGATGCGGTCGATGTCGGCCATCGTGAATTCCACTTCCGCCTCGTGCGCGGCGGCCAGCAAGTGCAGCACGGTGTTGGTCGAGCCGCCCATGGAAACGTCGAGCGCCATGGCGTTTTCAAACGCGGCCTTGGTGGCGATCGAGCGTGGCAGCACCGAATAATCATCCTGCTCGTAGTGGCGCTTGGCCAGCTCCACGATCAGGCGGCCCGCGCGCAGGAACAGCTGCTGGCGGTCCGAGTGCGTGGCCAGGATGGTGCCGTTGCCGGGCAGGGCCAGGCCCAGCGCCTCGGTCAGACAGTTCATCGAGTTGGCCGTAAACATGCCGGAACACGAGCCGCAGGTCGGACAGGCCGAGCGTTCGATTTCCGCCACGTCGGCGTCGGACACGGTACTGTCGCCCGCCTTGATCATGGCGTCGACCAGATCGAGCTTGATGATCTTCTGCGTGCCGTTGACCACCTTGACGACCTTGCCCGCTTCCATCGGGCCGCCAGAGATGAAGACGACGGGGATATTGATGCGCATGGCGGCCATCAGCATGCCCGGCGTGATCTTGTCGCAGTTCGAGATGCACACCATGGCGTCGGCGCAGTGGGCGTTGACCATGTATTCGACGGAGTCGGCGATCAAGTCGCGCGACGGCAGCGAATACAGCATGCCGCCGTGGCCCATGGCGATGCCGTCATCGACGGCGATGGTGTTGAATTCCTTGGCCACGCCGCCGGCCGCTTCGATTTCGCGCGCCACCATCTGTCCCAGGTCCTTCAGGTGCACGTGACCGGGCACGAACTGGGTGAACGAGTTGACGACGGCGATGATCGGCTTGTCGAAGTCGCCGTCCTTCATGCCGGTGGCGCGCCACAGGGCGCGGGCGCCAGCCATGTTGCGGCCGTGGGTGGTGGTGCGGGAGCGGTATTGCGGCATGATGGGGACCTTCCGAGAAATGAATAATGCCTGACTGCCCGGATTTTCAACAAAACCCTGCATGCAGTGGGGGTACGCCAGATTGCCTTGCGCGCGCGCCACTGTCAAATATATGATGCACGTGTCTGTGAGTCGTTTTACATATCACAGCAATCAATCCGCATGGAAACGCATATGAACCTTGAACTGCGCCAGCTGCGCTATTTCGTCACCGTCGCCGAGGAATTGCACTTCGGCCGCGCCGCCGCGCGCCTGCACATGACGCAGCCGCCCCTGTCGCAAACCATCATGGCCCTGGAAGAACTGCTGGGTGCGCCGCTGTTCGTGCGCACCCGGCGCGAGGTGCAACTGACGCCGGCCGGCACGGCCCTGCTGCCCGAGGCGCGCCGGCTGCTGGCGCAGGCGCAGGATTTATCCGCGCTGGTGCTGCGGGCCGCGCAGGGCGAGGCGGGGCGTCTGAGCCTGGCCTTCGTTTCGTCAGCCGACTACAGCGTGCTGCCGCCGCTGCTGCGCGCTTATCAGACGGCTTACCCGCAAGTGCAGATCGCGCTGCAGGAAGCCACCTCGGACCTGCAGCTCGATGAATTGCTGGCCGGGCGCACGGATGCGGGCCTGTTGATCCCGCCGCTGCCCGAAAAGGCGAAAGGGGACCTCGACTACCTGCCCGTGCTGGCCGAACCACTGGTGCTGGCCGCGCCGTCCGGCCTCGACATATTCAATGCGCCGGGACCCGTGCGCCTGCGCGACGTGCCGCCCCTGCCCCTGATCATTTTCCCGCGCGCCATTTCTCCCGCCCTGCACGACGCCATCCTCGGCGTATTCCGCGCGGCCGGCATCACGCCGCAGATCGGCCAGGAAGCGATCCAGATGCAAACCATCGTCAGCCTCGTCTCGGCTGGCATGGGCATCGCGCTTGTGCCACAATCGGTATCGAATCTGATGCGCCCCGGCGTAGAATACAGGCCGCTGCAGGACGCCA is a window of Janthinobacterium rivuli DNA encoding:
- the ilvD gene encoding dihydroxy-acid dehydratase, coding for MPQYRSRTTTHGRNMAGARALWRATGMKDGDFDKPIIAVVNSFTQFVPGHVHLKDLGQMVAREIEAAGGVAKEFNTIAVDDGIAMGHGGMLYSLPSRDLIADSVEYMVNAHCADAMVCISNCDKITPGMLMAAMRINIPVVFISGGPMEAGKVVKVVNGTQKIIKLDLVDAMIKAGDSTVSDADVAEIERSACPTCGSCSGMFTANSMNCLTEALGLALPGNGTILATHSDRQQLFLRAGRLIVELAKRHYEQDDYSVLPRSIATKAAFENAMALDVSMGGSTNTVLHLLAAAHEAEVEFTMADIDRISRKVPCLCKVAPMTDKYHIEDVHRAGGIVGILGELARAGLLNTTLPTIHAPTLADAIAQNDIKCTDDPAVHELFRAAPGGVPTQTAFSQSERFAAVDTDRSTGCIRDKAHAYSQDGGLAVLYGNLAEKGCIVKTAGVDESILKFSGKARVFESQDAAVAAILEDTVHEGDVVIIRYEGPKGGPGMQEMLYPTSYIKSKGLGKACALFTDGRFSGGSSGLVIGHASPEAAEGGAIGLVEEGDFIDIDIPERTINLRVTDAELAARRAAMEAKGDAAWLPVNRERYVSQALQAYAALTTSADRGAVRDLSQLKKR
- a CDS encoding LysR family transcriptional regulator, which gives rise to MNLELRQLRYFVTVAEELHFGRAAARLHMTQPPLSQTIMALEELLGAPLFVRTRREVQLTPAGTALLPEARRLLAQAQDLSALVLRAAQGEAGRLSLAFVSSADYSVLPPLLRAYQTAYPQVQIALQEATSDLQLDELLAGRTDAGLLIPPLPEKAKGDLDYLPVLAEPLVLAAPSGLDIFNAPGPVRLRDVPPLPLIIFPRAISPALHDAILGVFRAAGITPQIGQEAIQMQTIVSLVSAGMGIALVPQSVSNLMRPGVEYRPLQDATPLVETGLAWRRDNPSAVLQGFLALLRKQFSATTD